One genomic window of uncultured Erythrobacter sp. includes the following:
- a CDS encoding penicillin-binding protein 2 produces the protein MTAYAAQAAVPLGRVQLVHLRYQSLLTARWRVLWIAIIFAAVAAAAVLRIAVLGFVGGTPDRGSLAEQLLPPRGEITDRNGAPLARAFPAYAMWFDPEAMGDNGSPLVRSPQDVAAQLNAIFPDMETAKTAQRLASGRAGYLRRRVLPEEANKVFELGEIALQFPRENDRHYPQGSLAAHVLGYVVEGEGGRLGMEEVLNDQLRDPELRADSVALSIDVRVQGALEEELRRGMLATDAIGAAGIVLDVDTGEVMALASLPEFDPNVVGAQGAPNEFNRATNGVYELGSTFKPLTVAAAIDAGVVRNLSKQWDASTVEVGNRKIRDLHPKGNTLNVPQALVYSSNTVTARVADQLGSERLQQMLLDLGMDKRPFIELPARGKPLWPQDADNRHTNMVIGYGHSLSVTPLHLASAYAAMVNGGIWRPTTLRKLDAEDVPRGKRVFKASTSARMRQMLRMISLYGTGRSADAKGFRVGGKTGSAEKPRRGGYSKTALITTFAAAFPMDRPRYVVVAMLDEPRGTLASSFQRTAAFNAGPVVGRLVPRIGPMLGVRPDNRRDVDISDLRYLVEGRK, from the coding sequence ATGACGGCCTATGCCGCGCAGGCGGCTGTGCCGCTCGGGCGCGTCCAGCTGGTTCATCTGCGCTACCAATCATTGCTGACCGCGCGCTGGCGCGTTCTGTGGATCGCCATCATCTTCGCTGCTGTGGCGGCGGCTGCGGTGCTGCGCATCGCGGTGCTCGGCTTTGTTGGCGGCACGCCTGATCGCGGCAGCCTTGCCGAGCAATTGCTGCCTCCGCGCGGGGAGATCACCGACCGCAATGGCGCGCCGCTAGCGCGTGCGTTTCCGGCCTATGCGATGTGGTTCGATCCCGAAGCGATGGGCGATAACGGTTCGCCGCTCGTGCGTTCTCCGCAGGATGTCGCGGCTCAGCTTAATGCGATTTTTCCCGATATGGAAACGGCGAAGACGGCGCAGCGCCTGGCCTCGGGCCGCGCTGGCTATCTGCGTCGCCGCGTCCTTCCTGAAGAAGCCAACAAGGTCTTTGAACTGGGCGAGATTGCGCTGCAATTCCCGCGCGAAAATGATCGCCACTATCCGCAAGGCTCCCTCGCCGCGCACGTGCTTGGCTATGTCGTCGAAGGCGAAGGCGGACGGCTCGGCATGGAAGAAGTGCTGAACGATCAGCTCCGCGATCCCGAACTGCGTGCGGACTCCGTCGCGCTGTCCATCGACGTTCGGGTGCAGGGCGCGCTGGAAGAAGAGTTGCGGCGCGGCATGCTGGCGACCGACGCAATCGGGGCGGCGGGCATCGTGCTGGATGTCGATACTGGTGAAGTGATGGCGCTTGCCTCGCTACCCGAATTCGATCCCAACGTGGTCGGCGCGCAGGGTGCCCCAAACGAATTCAACCGCGCCACAAACGGGGTCTACGAGCTCGGATCGACGTTCAAGCCGCTAACAGTTGCAGCGGCGATTGACGCGGGCGTGGTGCGCAACCTTTCGAAGCAATGGGACGCGAGCACAGTCGAGGTCGGCAATCGGAAGATCCGCGATCTGCATCCCAAGGGCAACACGCTCAATGTGCCTCAGGCGCTGGTCTATTCGTCCAACACCGTGACCGCGCGCGTGGCCGATCAGCTCGGCTCGGAACGATTGCAGCAGATGCTGCTCGACCTAGGCATGGACAAGCGTCCGTTCATCGAGCTGCCAGCGCGCGGCAAACCGCTATGGCCGCAGGATGCGGACAATCGCCACACCAATATGGTGATCGGCTATGGCCACAGTCTCTCGGTTACGCCTTTACATCTCGCCAGCGCCTACGCGGCAATGGTCAACGGAGGAATCTGGCGTCCGACAACCTTGCGTAAACTCGATGCCGAAGATGTTCCGCGTGGTAAGCGTGTTTTCAAAGCGTCGACGTCGGCGCGGATGCGGCAGATGCTGCGGATGATCTCGCTCTACGGGACGGGGCGCAGCGCCGATGCCAAGGGCTTCCGCGTCGGCGGCAAAACCGGTTCGGCGGAGAAACCGCGCAGAGGCGGCTATTCCAAAACCGCTCTGATCACGACCTTCGCAGCTGCGTTCCCGATGGATCGCCCACGCTATGTCGTGGTCGCGATGCTCGATGAACCGCGCGGGACGCTCGCAAGTTCCTTCCAGCGCACGGCGGCGTTCAACGCCGGTCCGGTAGTCGGACGGCTGGTGCCACGGATCGGGCCTATGCTTGGCGTGCGGCCTGACAATCGCCGCGATGTCGATATCAGCGATCTCAGATATTTGGTTGAGGGACGCAAATGA
- a CDS encoding UDP-N-acetylmuramoyl-L-alanyl-D-glutamate--2,6-diaminopimelate ligase — protein sequence MKLAGLAERAGVACPDAEDATVTGFAIDHRKVAPGTVFGAFRGAKFNAEDFIPAAIESGAVAVVTRPDVPVKGAVRIASEEPRRTFAMLAAQFFTPVPEMLVAVTGTNGKTSTAEMTRQIWRMCGERAASIGTLGVTTPDGSISTGLTTPDIVTFLSNMSGLAREGVTHVAYEASSHGLSQYRNEGLRVSACAFTNFSRDHLDYHGTMDEYFAAKMRLFDEVVERGAPAIIWDGGEICEWTRRAIEHAISQDLRVRTVGERGEFLRLAAREATPLGQTIKIEHEGWERTIKLPLIGAYQAANALCAAALAISTGSEPAQVFDAVSRLQPVLGRLERAAITPVGAPIYIDYAHTPDALEAAIAALRPHVDEAKGGKLIVVFGAGGDRDKGKRGPMGTAAAYGAEVVIVTDDNPRGEKPKNIREAILRGLGEIDAGARMDSGFDIGDRREAIAKAIELAGESDIILVAGKGHEQGQIVGSGENMRVLPFDDVQVARECAAESAKGANA from the coding sequence ATGAAGCTCGCGGGGCTGGCCGAGCGCGCGGGGGTGGCCTGTCCGGATGCAGAGGATGCGACCGTAACGGGCTTCGCTATCGATCATCGCAAGGTCGCGCCTGGCACAGTGTTCGGTGCGTTTCGCGGCGCGAAGTTCAATGCCGAGGATTTTATCCCGGCTGCCATCGAGTCCGGTGCGGTAGCGGTCGTGACTAGGCCGGACGTGCCCGTCAAAGGCGCAGTGCGTATTGCGAGCGAAGAGCCGCGCCGGACCTTCGCTATGCTTGCCGCGCAGTTCTTCACGCCTGTGCCGGAAATGCTGGTTGCGGTCACTGGAACCAACGGCAAGACTTCGACCGCCGAGATGACGCGCCAGATCTGGCGCATGTGCGGGGAACGGGCTGCCAGCATCGGAACGCTCGGGGTAACCACGCCTGACGGCAGTATCTCAACCGGCCTGACCACGCCCGATATCGTAACGTTCCTTAGTAATATGAGTGGCTTGGCGCGCGAGGGCGTGACCCATGTCGCCTATGAGGCGTCGAGTCACGGTCTCTCGCAATACCGCAACGAAGGGCTGCGCGTATCCGCCTGCGCCTTCACCAATTTCAGCCGCGACCATCTCGATTACCACGGTACGATGGACGAGTATTTCGCGGCCAAGATGCGCCTGTTCGACGAAGTCGTCGAGCGAGGCGCGCCAGCCATCATCTGGGACGGCGGGGAAATATGCGAGTGGACCCGCCGCGCCATCGAGCACGCAATTTCCCAAGACTTGCGTGTTCGGACAGTGGGCGAGCGAGGCGAGTTCCTCCGCCTCGCCGCCCGCGAGGCGACCCCGCTGGGGCAGACGATCAAGATCGAACATGAGGGTTGGGAACGAACCATCAAGCTGCCGCTCATCGGTGCCTATCAGGCGGCGAATGCACTGTGCGCGGCGGCCTTGGCAATATCGACAGGATCGGAACCGGCGCAGGTTTTCGACGCGGTGTCCCGGCTTCAACCGGTGCTCGGGCGCCTTGAACGCGCGGCCATCACTCCCGTCGGTGCTCCGATCTATATCGACTATGCGCATACCCCTGATGCCCTCGAAGCGGCCATCGCAGCCCTGCGTCCGCACGTGGATGAGGCGAAAGGCGGTAAGCTGATCGTGGTGTTCGGAGCAGGCGGTGATCGCGACAAAGGCAAGCGTGGGCCGATGGGAACTGCTGCAGCCTATGGCGCAGAAGTAGTGATTGTGACCGATGACAATCCACGCGGAGAGAAACCGAAGAATATCCGTGAGGCGATCTTGCGCGGCCTGGGAGAGATCGATGCGGGTGCTCGGATGGATTCCGGATTCGACATTGGAGACCGGCGAGAAGCGATCGCCAAGGCGATCGAACTCGCGGGCGAAAGCGACATCATTCTCGTGGCGGGCAAAGGCCACGAACAGGGACAGATAGTGGGATCTGGAGAGAATATGCGAGTATTGCCGTTCGACGACGTGCAGGTGGCACGCGAATGCGCTGCTGAATCTGCCAAAGGAGCGAATGCATGA
- the murF gene encoding UDP-N-acetylmuramoyl-tripeptide--D-alanyl-D-alanine ligase: protein MNARALLQGALKAWPVDPRDRLPLSLWYSRDIEIATGGTSTHHFQAAGVEMDSRDVRPGDLFVALKGEAMDGHKFLPQAFAAGAVAAITDRPVDFPHVLVKDTTKALHDLAHAARDRGDAVRIAVTGSVGKTGVKEAIFNALDRASRGGAHRSVRSYNNHVGVPLSLARLPARARYGVFEMGMNHAGEIAPLADHVRPDVALITTIAPAHIENLGSMEAIADEKSQIFTGLVDGGTAIIPADSEYTARMIDHARKLGVKTVTFGRNEGADVRLLDAIPRENGGSLVTADLGDQRLCYTIAEPGEHWITNSLGVMAAVRAAGGDLAAAGLALAEMGGLKGRGARFDIEVTGGKALMVDESYNANPASMRATLRQLGQTPAHRRIAVLGSMKELGDFSAKFHRQLAEPIAEAKIDHAILVGDEMRDLAAELGKDTGDSLGIPGSFAHCEGPAEAIAALEQFELTHGDAILVKGSNSVGLGRLVSHFTSAPG, encoded by the coding sequence ATGAACGCTCGGGCATTGTTGCAGGGGGCATTGAAAGCATGGCCGGTCGATCCACGCGATCGACTGCCGTTATCTCTTTGGTACTCCCGCGATATCGAGATCGCCACGGGTGGAACTTCCACGCATCACTTTCAGGCCGCCGGGGTCGAGATGGACTCCCGCGATGTGCGTCCGGGCGATCTGTTCGTCGCGCTGAAGGGCGAGGCGATGGATGGTCACAAATTCCTGCCGCAGGCTTTTGCCGCAGGGGCTGTCGCGGCGATCACGGATCGCCCGGTCGATTTCCCGCATGTGCTGGTCAAAGATACGACCAAGGCGCTGCACGATCTGGCCCACGCCGCGCGCGATCGCGGCGATGCCGTGCGGATCGCTGTTACCGGCTCAGTCGGAAAGACGGGGGTCAAGGAAGCGATCTTCAACGCGCTTGACCGTGCAAGCCGGGGTGGGGCGCATCGCTCGGTTCGCAGCTACAACAACCATGTCGGCGTTCCGCTCAGCCTCGCACGCCTTCCGGCCCGCGCACGCTACGGTGTGTTCGAGATGGGTATGAACCATGCGGGCGAGATCGCGCCGCTTGCGGATCACGTCCGGCCCGATGTCGCGCTGATCACAACAATTGCGCCTGCCCATATCGAGAACCTCGGCAGCATGGAGGCGATTGCCGACGAGAAATCGCAGATCTTCACCGGACTGGTCGATGGCGGCACCGCAATCATTCCAGCGGACAGCGAATACACTGCGCGAATGATCGACCATGCCCGCAAGCTGGGCGTGAAGACCGTAACATTCGGACGCAATGAAGGCGCGGATGTGCGTCTGCTTGACGCGATCCCCCGCGAGAATGGTGGGTCGTTGGTCACCGCCGATCTGGGCGATCAAAGGCTCTGCTACACCATCGCTGAACCCGGCGAGCACTGGATCACCAATTCGCTTGGCGTCATGGCGGCAGTTCGCGCGGCTGGCGGAGACTTGGCCGCAGCCGGATTAGCTTTGGCCGAAATGGGCGGGCTGAAAGGACGCGGCGCGCGGTTCGATATCGAAGTCACTGGCGGCAAGGCGCTGATGGTTGATGAAAGCTACAACGCCAACCCGGCTTCAATGCGCGCGACACTGCGGCAATTGGGTCAAACCCCCGCACATCGCAGGATCGCAGTGCTGGGCAGTATGAAGGAGCTCGGCGACTTCTCGGCGAAGTTCCACCGTCAGCTTGCCGAACCGATTGCCGAAGCGAAAATCGACCACGCGATACTAGTCGGGGACGAAATGCGAGACCTTGCGGCAGAATTGGGGAAAGACACTGGCGATTCGCTTGGCATTCCGGGCAGCTTCGCGCATTGCGAAGGGCCTGCCGAGGCGATCGCGGCGCTCGAGCAATTCGAACTCACCCATGGCGATGCGATACTTGTAAAGGGCTCCAATTCGGTTGGCCTGGGCAGGCTGGTGTCACATTTTACAAGCGCCCCAGGGTAA
- the mraY gene encoding phospho-N-acetylmuramoyl-pentapeptide-transferase, protein MLYLLAEWLGFEGIFNLVRYQTFRAGATLVTALFIGLIIGPKFINLLRVRQGKGQPIREDGPQTHLAKRGTPTMGGLMVIIALILSLFIWMDPRNPLVWACIAVTLGFGIIGFMDDYDKVAKNSHAGVSGKVRLALEFIVAGVASYIIVSQISTDLYVPFFSDVQIPLGPFYYIFAATIIVGFGNAVNLTDGLDGLAIMPVIIAAGTFAIIAYLVGRSDFSEYLGIPHVVGAGELAIFCAAIMGGGLAFLWFNAPPAAVFMGDTGSLALGGALGAIAVASHHEIVLLIVGGLFVVETASVIIQVFWFKRTGKRVFRMAPIHHHFEQLGWSESKVVIRFWIIAIVLALAGLATLKVR, encoded by the coding sequence ATGCTCTACCTACTCGCCGAATGGCTGGGCTTTGAAGGCATTTTCAATCTGGTGCGTTACCAGACCTTTAGGGCTGGAGCGACGCTGGTCACGGCTTTGTTCATTGGCCTGATCATCGGGCCAAAGTTCATCAACCTGCTGCGCGTTCGGCAGGGCAAGGGGCAGCCGATCCGTGAGGATGGGCCGCAAACGCATCTGGCCAAGCGCGGCACGCCGACGATGGGCGGGCTGATGGTGATCATCGCCCTCATCCTGTCGCTGTTCATCTGGATGGACCCGCGCAATCCGCTGGTCTGGGCCTGCATCGCGGTGACGCTCGGCTTTGGCATCATTGGCTTCATGGACGACTACGACAAGGTTGCGAAGAACAGCCATGCCGGCGTGTCAGGCAAAGTGCGGCTCGCGCTCGAATTCATCGTCGCGGGCGTGGCATCCTACATCATTGTCAGCCAGATCAGCACCGATCTGTATGTCCCGTTCTTCTCCGATGTGCAGATCCCGCTCGGGCCGTTCTATTACATCTTTGCCGCGACGATCATCGTCGGGTTCGGCAACGCGGTAAACCTGACCGACGGGCTTGATGGTCTTGCGATCATGCCGGTGATTATCGCTGCTGGTACATTTGCGATCATCGCGTATCTCGTCGGGCGCTCCGACTTCAGCGAATATCTCGGCATCCCGCATGTGGTCGGCGCAGGTGAATTGGCGATCTTCTGCGCGGCGATCATGGGCGGGGGCCTCGCGTTTCTCTGGTTCAACGCACCGCCTGCTGCGGTCTTCATGGGCGACACCGGCTCGCTTGCATTGGGCGGAGCGCTGGGAGCTATCGCCGTCGCGAGCCATCACGAGATCGTGCTGCTGATCGTCGGCGGATTGTTCGTGGTCGAAACGGCCAGCGTCATCATTCAGGTTTTCTGGTTCAAGCGGACGGGCAAGCGCGTGTTCCGCATGGCCCCGATCCATCACCATTTCGAGCAGCTTGGTTGGAGCGAAAGCAAGGTTGTGATCCGGTTCTGGATCATCGCCATTGTGCTGGCGCTGGCCGGGCTGGCCACGTTGAAAGTGAGGTAA